In Musa acuminata AAA Group cultivar baxijiao chromosome BXJ3-11, Cavendish_Baxijiao_AAA, whole genome shotgun sequence, one DNA window encodes the following:
- the LOC135652249 gene encoding sugar transport protein MST4-like — protein sequence MLLLPKAFLIQLQSISDHGANQSYLYGQSAGGVTSMDDFLEEFFPAVFERKHKAKEDNYCKFDNQNLQLFTSSLYLAALVASFVASKICTKHGRKLTMQAASIFFLVGVILNAAAVNIAMLIIGRILLGVGVGFANQAVPLFLSEIAPVHVRGALNILFQLDVTIGIFVANIVNYLVSNIHPWGWRLALGLAGVPAMMLCLGSMVIAETPTSLIEREMLMEGLAMLKKIRGTDNVDAEYEEILHACEMARQVKQPFKNLMKRSSRPQLVIAIVMQVFQQFTGINAIMFYAPVLFQTIGFKNDASLLSAVITGIVNVLSTVVSVVLVDKVGRRFLLLEACGQMLITQVAIGGILLVNLKATNELGHGVAVWVVVLVCLFVSSFAWSWGPLGWLIPSETFPLATRTAGYAFAVSSNMLFTFVIAQAFLSMMCHLRAGIFFFFGAWIVVMGLFVIFLLPETKNVPIDEMTEKVWKQHWFWKRFMDEEEDKKHSV from the exons ATGTTGCTTTTGCCTAAAGCCTTCCTCATTCAGCTCCAATCTATTTCTGATCATGGAGCTAATCAATCGTATCTGTACGGTCAATCTGCAGGGGGAGTGACATCTATGGATGACTTCTTGGAGGAGTTCTTCCCTGCGGTCTTTGAGAGGAAGCACAAAGCCAAGGAAGACAACTATTGCAAGTTTGATAACCAAAACCTTCAGCTTTTCACTTCATCATTGTACCTTGCTGCCTTGGTAGCCAGCTTCGTAGCTTCGAAGATTTGCACGAAACATGGCCGGAAGCTCACTATGCAAGCAGCATCaatattcttcttggttggtgtCATCCTGAACGCAGCTGCTGTGAACATTGCCATGCTGATCATCGGAAGGATTCTCCTCGGAGTTGGTGTTGGATTTGCCAATCAG GCAGTTCCTCTATTCTTGTCGGAGATCGCACCAGTTCACGTCCGTGGAGCCTTAAACATCCTCTTCCAACTTGACGTGACCATCGGGATCTTTGTGGCGAACATTGTAAACTACTTGGTGTCCAATATCCACCCCTGGGGGTGGAGACTTGCGCTTGGCTTGGCTGGAGTGCCGGCGATGATGCTTTGCTTGGGCTCCATGGTGATTGCGGAGACCCCGACGAGCCTCATCGAGCGTGAGATGCTTATGGAAGGCTTGGCCATGTTGAAGAAGATCCGGGGGACCGACAATGTCGATGCAGAGTACGAGGAAATACTACACGCCTGCGAGATGGCACGACAGGTGAAGCAACCTTTCAAGAATCTCATGAAGAGAAGTAGCCGACCGCAATTGGTTATTGCCATCGTGATGCAAGTCTTCCAGCAGTTCACTGGGATCAACGCCATCATGTTCTATGCACCAGTCCTCTTTCAGACCATCGGATTTAAGAATGATGCTTCACTTCTTTCTGCGGTCATCACGGGGATCGTCAATGTTCTGTCTACCGTCGTATCAGTGGTCTTAGTGGACAAAGTCGGGAGGAGATTCCTGCTTCTTGAAGCTTGTGGCCAGATGTTGATCACACAG GTGGCTATTGGAGGCATTTTGCTTGTGAATTTGAAAGCAACCAATGAGCTGGGACACGGAGtggcagtttgggtggtggtgctCGTGTGCCTATTCGTTTCGAGCTTTGCTTGGTCTTGGGGTCCACTTGGCTGGTTGATTCCTAGTGAAACTTTCCCCCTGGCGACGAGGACCGCCGGCTATGCCTTTGCCGTCAGCTCAAACATGCTTTTCACTTTTGTCATTGCCCAAGCTTTCCTATCTATGATGTGTCATCTACGTGCcgggatcttcttcttctttggtgcatgGATTGTGGTGATGGGTCTGTTCGTCATCTTCTTATTGCCCGAGACCAAGAACGTGCCGATCGATGAAATGACCGAGAAGGTTTGGAAGCAACATTGGTTCTGGAAGAGATTCATGGATGAGGAAGAAGACAAAAAACACTCCGTCTAA